DNA from Plasmodium yoelii strain 17X genome assembly, chromosome: 13:
ttatgtaaaaatataaaacgaAACACAATTTATGTATTCTTTATAGtgttatacttttttttttcatccaAATATTTCTGTCTTTCAACAATGTCTTCAATATTGTTAGCTTCATCATGAGTTTCATCaaattcatttaatttttttttcttgttcTTTGTTTTATGGATTTCTGCATCTAAGTCTTTTTCGTCATCTTTTTGATAGTCTCTTTTGCTTTTAAATGAATCTTTATTCttgtttatataataagattgattattttcattaatgtTATCTTTCTTTGCTTCACTTTTATGTTCATTTGGATTTTCATTAATTTGTTCCATAATTTGGTCATCGtcaagtatttttttttttttttttgtgtgtatttgtaaatatttgatatcttcattttcactGTTAATTTCCGCTTTGTCTTGCTCCTTATTTTCctcaattattttttcttctgCTTTATTTTCCACTTTTACATTTTgagtatttattttatttttacttaaaaaatttgttaatttcATTTGTTTGATGTCTTCATTGgagcatattttttttatttttttggttaACTGTTGttcgttttttttcatttcttcGTAGTCCTTGCTTGGGCCATGCTTTAAATCGAAAGTTCCCACAGAACTCGTCCTTGTCCCATTTGAAGTGATTATTTCGCTTGTTTCAGCTCCTTTAATGTCGTTTATTTTGGCTACTTTTTCTTCAGCCCCTTTAATGTCGTTTATTTTGGCTACTTTTTCTTCACCCCCTTTAATGTCGTTTATTTTGGCTACCTTTTCTTCAGCCCCTTTAATGTCGTTTATTTTGGCTACCTTTTCTTCAGCCCCTTTAATGTCGTTTATTTTGGCTACCTTTTCTTCAGCCCCTTTAATGTCATTTGCTTTGGCTACCTTTTCTTCAGCCCCTTTAACGTTGTTTGTTTTGGCTACCTTTTCTTCGAAATATGTTTCTGGCTTTCCTGCTAGACAAACACTTTTGCTGCTGTCAAGCTGATTGGTAAATTCTTCCTTTGTGAAATAAAAGGTGGTGTCCTCAAACTTTCGTTGTTCAGTTACTAAATTCGACATATTCCATATTTGAAATTTGTTGAGCTCATTTTGAACATTCCACATGTCTTTGTATTGATCCAGTAACCATGGTTGGACGTTTAATTCAAAATTGATTGGAtgattatcattatttttaataattttgagaAGTCCATAATTTTCTGCATATACTCTTCTTTTACTATattctaattttttatttatacttgGAAATtgtagaaaataatttattaagatatttttttcgtcaATATTAGTTGGtggttttatatatactaaatcattattatttgatttGTGAAATTTATGAATGTTAGGATTAGAATATTTTGGTCCTTCTCCAAAGTATTGGGCAGCTGATtctaataatgaatatacattaaatgtttttttgtGATCTTTttctctctttttttttttcatttcttctatagcttttttttttctttctgcTTCTTCTAGTTCTCTTTTTTCAGCAACAGATAATTCAGGATTATCTATAAATTTATCTTcgtcattattttcattttttttcaaagaTTTTTGTTCTGTTTCATTTCCGTTAACACTACTATAACTGttaatgttattattaccaCCAACACTTCTATTATTTGGTTTAACATTTCGTTTTcccatttttaataattttaattttcccCATGGATTGTCTACTAGCATATCCACCTTTTTCTTTGGATCTTGTTCGTTtagttttttattaatatggtAAAACATAGGATGTAAAGTAAATCCTCTGATATCTGGATTTATTGATTTGGGAATAATATAAACACATGGCATATCTTCTTGTACATATCTCATAGATATgcataaatttaaataaaaaaataactccCTTCTTTTTATTGGTTctaatatattcatttctTTTATCTTCTCATTATTATCCTCTACAGTTggtatatcatatatatttttttttaaataagaCACATATTCCTTTACTGCTTTAATTTGTTGGTTACATAAATTCACTaaattatctattattattaaatctTTCTTTTTGTAGAATATGCTATTAAGGTCTGAagaatttttttcttcagaATCTTGGGAAGGTTCATTTTCATTTGGGTTATctacttttttttcttcttctgtttttccttctttttcttcgtcttttttttcttctttttcttctttttcttcttctttttttccTTCTTTTTCCTCgtctttttcttcttctttttttccTTCTTTTTCCTCGTCTTTTTTTCCTTCATCTTTTTTTAGTCTATCTGTTTTAACATTTATTCCAGCTTCcccatctatatttttataggaTGATCCTAACTTGCTTAGTGTAACGAAGCAGTTGATTATGCTTCTTTTGTTTTTAGTTAATTTGTCAAACCATAAAAgctccattttttttacatcatttttatccatattatccaaaattatgttattttCAGATAGAAATATGtcctttttatttaaagGAATTATAACCTTTAAActttcaaaaatatattcttcgatattatattccttttttaaaaatgatatataaattgattttaattttattttatcttcaTCCGTTTTTACATCTTCCATTagttttgaattttttatttttttgttttttcttgTCGTTTCATTTACTGCACCATCTATAGGGAcattatcttcatttttttttttttttttttttttggttatATCCTTTTTTTCCTCAtaatcatcattttcatttgttGTATTACTATTTGTTTCGCCTTTTTCACTTTGTGTGTTATTTTCCCAAAGATCATTTTCCTCGCTTTCTCCTtctatttcatttttcatttcttcTTCAGTTTCTTTCTCTGTGTTTTCACCTTTCCCCTTTCTTTCttcttttcctttttttattcttttattttttttatcgtttttcattttcttttgttCTTTCTGTGTGTCTACTTCATCCAGCTTATGATTCTCATCAATTGTATGATTTTCATTATCAagtgtttgtttttttgagtcagtattttttaaaataaaatcttTTTTGTTAAACTTAAATGCTTTTATTGGTTTTTCTGTCTCCTTTTGGATATCTGATTCGTCACTATTTTGTGGATTGGAACTCTTTTTCAGTTttctcaatttttttataactttttttttggaatCGTTATCACCGTTATTATTTTCGCTTTCTTTTCcgtttttatcattattcaCAACCTTATTTCCACCGTCTGATTCGATATTCTCTTCGACGGGGTTTCCCGGCAAGGGTTTGGAATTATCCTCTTCCAAACCTGAATCATCACCTTTGTCAATCAATTTATCTTTGTTTTGTATTAAgctattatttatatcttgtGCTGACTCCTTTATCGATTCTTCTTCtgattttttacttttttcttccgtttcttcttttttattattatcatttatcACGTCTTCATTGTTATAATCATTTTCCTCTTCATCTTCGTCTAATATAagcttcttttttttaaaaatattcatcatgaataattttttttttctacagAATAATTAAAACAGTAATTTTtctgatttttttgtttaaaagcataatataataattttgtttatatgcattttatagCATTCTTTGTTTTggggataaaaaaaaagtgtgtGAAAATGAGGTTAATATTATGAGACTGAGGACAAACTAAACAATCACACGCTATAAAAATtgggaataaaaaaaattccttCAAAAATAAGAAAAGTTAAAAATGTGATCTAGCTTATCCGTTCAAAAATGAGATAGAGCCAATACAAGAggcaaaataatttattattatttattttcaattaaTTTCATACTGCATATTCGATtaataagatatattatgTGTGCGTATATTTTCTCTCAAATTTAGTAAGGCTTAAATAATCCTATTATTGGAAGACATATAcgttattttataattataagtgaaaaaaaagaaaaaagaaaaacaaaaaaatgtagtATTCGTTTTTTCTTCACAATAAATTTATGATACTGCTTTGCTATTTTGTTTCAACTTTTTTGTTGCATATGcttttatttcctttttatttctttGATATTTTAAATCATGGTGAATTAAAATAGTAGtctcaaaaaatatataactgtatatatgatatgtatatatatatatatatattacataaatGTGTCAAAAAtgtatgaaataaaaataaatgtggGAAAAAGCGATAAGCATTGGCTTAcacctattatataatatcattttaaGAAATTTCATTCAGTATTAATTATgagtattattatattttccatatattttccccaaaaatcaaaataataaaataatcaCAGTTAAATAATAGTGATGGcattataattgtatattttttttcgctGTATTTGCTCTCAAATTAGCGAACACAAATATGCTcatatttcaaaataataagaatGTAATTAAtcaattaaattaaaaaaaggcGAATTATTTTGAATTTAATATGGGTCATCAATTTTATGTATtgtatgcattttttttaatattatatatacatatttttccTTACATAAAGGCAATTATGAAATGTCAATTATTTCAAGTGTGTAATTAAAGGCATAcaaaaatgattatatatttattctgattaatatatgtaaaaaaatgtaatataataaataaaaataagtataaattTTGAAGCAAAAAATGAgaatataagataaaaataaaggaatGATAATGGTATTATGTGGAGAGGACCTTGTGAGTTGTGTAAGGCATTTATGCTAAAAaggaaattatatattttttaaattgtatCTCTAGCCGTTTGAACACTGAAATACACCATTCTTTCTCCAAAAGGTTGAACAGGGAAAAATACCAAAATGTGTTATTCTtacattttcataaaatgatatttataacatcctgaaaaaatattacttaTATTTACATTCTTTCAATTTTCCACATGAGAATAAATTAGCATGGCAATTATCTTACAGAATTATCatttgtcatttttttatttaatcattattttattaaatcgttattttattattattttgtttattcccttaattatttttgttttaaggTTTTATAGTAAAAAATTTAGTGTATGTATAGAATATTGTCATTTTGAAAACAGCGAAACATTTGCGcaatgaattatatatactttattAAAGAGAAAAATTAATTACGAAAAATGCCTCTTTTATAAagcatatatgtatatgcatttaatatgaaaaagggAATTGTGCAACTTTTATGGCATGGcagaaaaatatagaaatattcAAGTGTTTATGTTTTGGTATCATTTAAATcgttttaatattttttaaagtatataaaaaaatagtataatCAGTTGAAGGGTGAATATGtaaatcatttaaataaatgtatgatatacatattttaagccaatttttgtaaaaaaaaatattaattttggcTTGTTTCCATATTGGAATGTAAATGtgcttatatataaatgaatgGGCGTCTGAAACTGTTTATAAATGTTCCCATAATGAGCATGCATATATTAGAAGATGTATATGCACATATTTATATCGACAGCGATTTAATAAACAAAGATATATTATAGCTAAAAAGAGTAAATAATGAAAAGTCTAAAGCTGGCGAAAGGTTTAgctatattttgtatatgtatatttatattcataaataatGGAAAGAATGTTTTCGTTAAAGGTAAAtcacatttaaatatttcaaaatgtAGGGGTTGCCCTAagttttttaataaatatatgaatttaatgattaatacaaataatggagagaaaaaaaaaaggtatAAAAAAGGGTTAATAGAAGCACATAGTAATTATGAAAACTCCTACAATaataatcaaataaatatgtcgAATAAATTTATTAGGAGGCACACAAATTGTTTACTAACAATCGATCCCAATAAGCTTACTAATAATACCCCATTAAAATCGAATAATGTTATACAGAAACACATGAGAGCTAAGTATAATTTAGGAAATGCTAATTATAGGATACAAAAAGAGTTACAtaactttttaaaaaatccACCAATAAATTGCACGTTAGAT
Protein-coding regions in this window:
- a CDS encoding ubiquitin-conjugating enzyme E2, putative; the protein is MKSLKLAKGLAIFCICIFIFINNGKNVFVKGKSHLNISKCRGCPKFFNKYMNLMINTNNGEKKKRYKKGLIEAHSNYENSYNNNQINMSNKFIRRHTNCLLTIDPNKLTNNTPLKSNNVIQKHMRAKYNLGNANYRIQKELHNFLKNPPINCTLDVHPNNIRIWIVKYVGLENTIYANEVYKIKIIFPNDYPLKPPIVYFLQKPPKHTHVYSNGDICLSLLGNDYNPSLSISGLVLSIISMLSSAKEKKLPIDNYTHADAKPGSSQNNFLYHDDKC